CACTTACTCCAACCAATGCTGTAAGCACCCCAGGCCTAAATGCTCCAGTGACATTACTCAACAGCTGCAATTTCTCTTCTTGAATGCCCTGCTGCTTCAATTCCTGCAGCCGTACTTGGATCAGaaactattatatatatatagtcaaCATGTTTCCGAGAATAGATGGCGCAAGCGAGTAGTGTTAAATTCTCACCAGAGGGACATCGACGTAGTAATTGATATTGCTGAAAGACATGGAAAGTTGTTGAAATGGGAGCACCATTCCTCTCTGCTTAAAATATTTTGCTGCACAGGATATGAACAAGAATTTTGGAAATTAGACTGATCCATAGTTAATTGAAAAGAGTTGTTCTAAAACATTCAATTTCCGAACTTCTTTACAAACCATTTAATGACTCTGAATGCTGCAAGTACTGTCTCAGCTCAATAACAACagtttctccttttcttctcctttctctctcttgaagCTCTTCCTTGGTGACTACTGCTTGTCGTTTCCCCAAGGCTATTGTATATATCATAAATCAACTCAATTAGCTTTctttctttgagtttgtttggCTACATGTAGCACTAAAGAGAAAACAAACATTAGGGTATTCTTGCGAGCAGAAATGACTTACGGTTAAGGTACGCTAGGAAGAATGTGAAGAGCATGTTGAATAAAATTGTATATCCAAGCAAAGCACCAGCACCAATCCAAAACCAGTAGCTCTGTGGAAACAAACTGCGTGCTCTTAGCAATGCCTCGCCTAATGGAATGGTCTCGTTTCCAATTCTCTGCATAAATAACAGAAAATACTAATTAGAAGTTCCAAATTAGAATCCCAGAGACTGGCTTGATAAAATATGTATCTTCTATACAGTGTGGAATTTTGTTAATATTTACACGATttagcaaaattaataaaaaattataatccaTTAATCAAAATTGAATATACAGTGAATTGGAAGGTTACCTTATCCCATTTATGTCCAAGGAATTCATTTACGGAAGCTGCATTTTGAGCATACATCAAGGGAGAAAACCAGAAACCCCATATCCACCACTTTGGTATACGATCTGTTGCAATCAAATAAAGACATTAGTAAAATTATAAACTCAAATTGGAAACATATAGGCAATGGCATTGACAAAATGTTAGTTTACCTTTTGAGATGATGTATCCTCCAAGAGCCATAACAACTAACATAGCAAAAGATCCAAAAGTGTTGGCTACTATCATATTTCGACCCAAGGATCCCATAAGACGGAAGAGAGCTATTGACATCTGGTGTAGCAAGAAATATATCAAGAACTGCCCACAGAATCTGCATATTCAACAATTTAACCTAAGAATTTCATCCCAACTTTCAGAATGCATggagaaatccaaaggaacgtATGATTTACCTAGTAATTGAAGGATCAAATCCAATGACATAGTATGTGATTGCCACCCAGAAACCAGACTCTATGAATGAATTTGGAACACTTAAGGCCCAGGACGGAATGGTATAGACCCAGCTAGGGTAGAAATGCAAGTCCCTATGCTTGTAAAGTACCGGAAGCTTGGCAACCAACATTGACACCTCCATGAAGCCattgaaaagaataataacCATGGAAAAGTATAGTGCGCCGAGATATAGGCCTCCATCATCAATTGTATTGTGGTGCAATGTTGACCGGAAAAAAACACTCATTGTGACCATAGCAACAAAAAGAAGCTGGAAGACAGAACATATTACTTGGGAAATCAGCACCAGATAGCAAAAAGAAACCGGAAAAAAAAGATACTCATTGTGGCACAATGTAACAATTTCATCTTACAGATGATTGGGATAAGGGAAAAAAAGATACTAAGGTATTCTACAAGCTAACTCAGAAGTGAACTGGTACCTGAATGAACTTGAAAATGTAGATAAATGCATTTCGCTTCATTAGAAGAAGTTGCCAGTTATAGCTTGTTTTGAGAAGCTCACACCTCTTCACGCCATAGAGAGACGTAGCTAAAGCTGCAGGATGGTTATAGCGTTTATCAAAAGGAACATCTAGTTCTTCAGACAAAGTCTTCCCAGCTTGAAATAAACGATAAGCATCAACAAACTTTGCCGGTGGAACATAGCGGTACGGGAGATCAGGATTGGACCAGTACTGCTCTTGGTCCTTCTTTGATATAACCTGCGTACAAGGAAAACAATTGTCAACCATTCCATGTAACAGAATGCAAATTCACAACTACAACTCAAGATTTCTATATATAACTTACTTCTTGCAAGAAGTCTGCCACATTCTTTCTCAGTGGACATCTAAATCCCATATATGAAAAGAAATCAAGAGCAGTTTCGCGGGGTCCCTGATACACAATCTGGCCCTCACACAAAAGTATAACATCATCAAACAATTCATAGGTCTCTGGAGCAGGTTGAAGCAAAGATATGACAGTGGTTGCATCAAGTGCTCGAGTTGAATGCCTTAGATATTTGATGATTTGATAAGTAGTAGAACTGTCAAGACCAGTTGATATTTCATCCATGAACAGAACTCTCGCTGGACCTACTAATAATTCCCCTGGAAATCATAGTGGAGTTATTAGCAAACAGTTTTACCTTACTAATGCACAAGAACTCCCTCCCtcgtcaaaaattaaaaaacaaagtaTGCACCTGTAGTAAGCCGCTTCTTTTGCCCCCCTGAGATTCCCTTGAGCATTTCATCTCCAACCAATGTATCAGCACATATGTCCAACCCTAAAATCTTTGTCAAACATATTTTAGTATCAAAAGATAATCCAAGAATAAAACTAGATTATGACATACTATACACGACAATGAAATCCAAACAAGGGATAAATGAAAAAACCTAATCTAATATCTCTACTAAAACAAATTTTCCATAATCTCTTCTCCTTCCGTTTGAACTTCAAATCACAATTTGCCCGCTTTAACAATGTGGTCCAGAATGTTGTTGAAACAAGACATTTCCGCTTTTGGGAGAATATAACCACACAAAATATTTTCATTCTTAAAATGAAAATAACCGGACAGACTATATGTATTCGGAAATGACATGCATCAAACAAGTACCTTCATGATGTACTCCACCACAAGGCTTGTCTCCTTCCCCCCAAGAGCTAATGACTGGAAAAGAAATTGTGTCAGCAATCATTTCATATACAATGGAATCGACATATCTAACAACTGCAAGTACCTTCATGAATATATCAAGATCTTCATCGGGTATTATCCCAGCGCACTTCTCTCTTCTTGCAAGTTCTACTAACATATCTATGATGACAAGTATTCATGTCAGCATATAAACAAGAACGATACATACACAAACACGTGACCTCGCAAAGCTTACCATATTTGGTTCCAACACCTTGACATCGTCCGGCAAACTCAAGAGTTTCCCTTACAGTCATCTCTGCTACGTGCCAATCCTGTTGGCTGACATAAGCAGATGTCCGCTGAGGGACAAACTCGCTTAAGCCATGTCCGTTATACGTGACGTTCCCTGACATCTTCAAAATAATCAAAGTACAAATGAGCAGAAGGAAATGTCAAATGGGGAGAGAAACTAGTAGAAAATCTGTCATTAAATCTGAAAAATGCGGTAATTTCACAACATGAAATATTGTCTCATCCCTTCAAACATTTTCTAAATAGGATAAGAATTCATGACTCCATGAAAACTCAAAAGTAACGGAATTACCTGCAAACCGGTTCCCAGGCGCCCGGCAAGAGCCAAAAGTAGCGTGGTCTTTCCGGAGCTTGGTGGACCCAATAGTAATGTCAATCTAGAAGACAAGACCAACGGCTTCTTAGGCGTGTAAACACAGAGACATTCTGATGTCACTTTGGCGGTATACCAAGTCAGTCAAACACTACAGGCGAGAAATTGACTTGAAATACCGCCACAATGGCATCTGAATATAACCAAGTCCTTCTCGTAAACACTGGACTGGAAATTCAGTAACCGAGTACTGACTGAAGCTTAAAAAACTTACCTTGAAGGTCTTACAATCCCGctaatgttgtctaaaatcgtTAACTTGCTTCTCTGCCCCCTGTATATTCGCAATTGCCTAAAAAGGGCCTAAAAGGCCATCCGAAAAATGCAAAGATTACAAATTTTTCAGACAATTATGtaatttaagaaaattaaaggGAGAATTTGAATGAGTTCATACCTCCGccatattaaaaacaaaattgggAATAGTCGGCAGCGCTCTGCTTCCGACGTGGACGAAAGCTTCAACCTTCAACTTCTGAAATCGGACCTCGATCTTCGGAAAATTCAATGCTACTCTGCACACTCAAATAAAGAACACCAAAACAAATTAAGCACAACAAAAAAGTTCCGGAATTGAAAAGGACAAAATGAaaatctgtttggttgctgagaaaacgAGAGAAAACAGAAACTTCAGTACTCGCAGTCTCTGCTGACATTTTCTCAGCAGCCAAACAGACTCGAATTAAGCACAAGAGAAAAGTTTAGAAATTggaaagaacaaaaagaaaaccctccgtttggttgctgagaaaataatcacattaggcATTGTTATACTGAAATCAATGATTTTCTCAGCAGCCAAACAGTGTCAATCAAAGTATCTAGTAAAATTGAAGAGGATTACGCGTCAAATCTTCGGCGCATGCGATCGAAAAATTGCTCGGGGTCGTCGTCGGCAGAGCTAACAAGCCGGTCGAGAAGGAGCTTCTGCTCCTTAGCCTCGAGCTCGCTGACGTCGATCTCCATGGTGTCTCCGACGACGTTTCTGAAAATGCCGCGCCGTACTCGAGCGTAGGTCGGGAGCCGCTCCAGCGCGGCCCACCGCAGCGCTTCCTCATCGTCCCCTTCCTCCCGAAACGACCCCGATCTCGCGAACACGTTCTCCGCCGAGTTCCACATCGGAAATCCCCAAAAGCTCTCCCTAGCCACAGAAAAATGCACAGGCTTAGGCTGAAGAGGgagataagagagagagagagagagagagagagagagagagaggctaaTTAAAAGTGGAGTGTGAATGTGAGATGGACATGTTTGATTGCTGGAAATGGTGGTTGGAGCTCtgcatttaatttttctgtgtaAATAAGTAAGTCTTGTTGTTTGTTGTGACggatgagagagagacagcttctactttctctctctaaaatgaccgttaaaatttttcagattttgtgcaGGACAACAAAGAGAGGGTTTCATTTAATGGCCGCGGGAAAGACAATAAGCCGGAGGCCTCTTTCAAACGTCGACTCGCGCGGCtgtttaaatcaattctattcGCTCCACGGATGAAGCTTCTATCTCATCCAACGGCTGGACTTAATCGTGAAAAGGGGAAGTTTcaaatttatctatttttagAGGCTCAAAATAATTGATacccttgttttctttttcacatACGAAATAAGAAAACTCTGTTCTATGGTACTATTGATCGAGACCCTTCAAAAACAACTCGAGCGCTTTCAACACCTCTCGAATAATATAACAAGAAGTAAATATGACACTCAAGACAATAAAAATGACTCGACAAGCGCTCGAGAAAAGCTTAAGACGTACTTGAGAGTGGCAACTAAAGGTAGATAAACAATTTGAGTGCAATTAAATTATGACTCAGAAGCGAGGCGTAATAGTTGAATAGGTACTTCCTAACGTCACGTGTTGATTCTGCACGCATTTCGATGTCAGGACATATGACATATGGACGGTTTAAGGACTTATTTTTGTGTGAGATGTATCAGTGAAATAAGCTAATAGGGACCGCATGATTTAAATTAAGTGATCGAAATCTCTCAGTCTATCAACTTCAAGCGCAAAATTCTAAGAAGTTCTCAATTTACAAGACCAAGACCTATTAAGTATTTTCACATACAAAAATAgcatattttataaattaaagaaTCAAACATATTTTTGAGCCcactaaaaatcaaatttccaaCATTCCCACTGTGAAGTGTGAAACGACCGTTGGTTTTGTTGATAGGTCTGGCGCGTGTGGGTTATTTTCGTGGGAATTTAAATGAAACGGTTGGAAAGGTGTGATTTTACTGATTTACCACCCTGTTGGGTTGATTCGGAGTTCAAAAACGGCATGTCTTTAAACCGAAGCATTTATCCATTATCCACCATTTCGTCGCAAAGGTGAGGCATTGCCTATTTTGTGGAAGCTTTTCCATTGCCATTGCTCGCTATACTCGTGTGTTCTCTCCCAATGTTAGTTCTCGTTATTTCTAACTGTTGATGCATTCTAATTCTCCACAGTTCTTAGTTGAGTTT
This is a stretch of genomic DNA from Malus domestica chromosome 02, GDT2T_hap1. It encodes these proteins:
- the LOC103448554 gene encoding ABC transporter G family member 32 isoform X1; this encodes MWNSAENVFARSGSFREEGDDEEALRWAALERLPTYARVRRGIFRNVVGDTMEIDVSELEAKEQKLLLDRLVSSADDDPEQFFDRMRRRFDAVALNFPKIEVRFQKLKVEAFVHVGSRALPTIPNFVFNMAEALFRQLRIYRGQRSKLTILDNISGIVRPSRLTLLLGPPSSGKTTLLLALAGRLGTGLQMSGNVTYNGHGLSEFVPQRTSAYVSQQDWHVAEMTVRETLEFAGRCQGVGTKYDMLVELARREKCAGIIPDEDLDIFMKSLALGGKETSLVVEYIMKILGLDICADTLVGDEMLKGISGGQKKRLTTGELLVGPARVLFMDEISTGLDSSTTYQIIKYLRHSTRALDATTVISLLQPAPETYELFDDVILLCEGQIVYQGPRETALDFFSYMGFRCPLRKNVADFLQEVISKKDQEQYWSNPDLPYRYVPPAKFVDAYRLFQAGKTLSEELDVPFDKRYNHPAALATSLYGVKRCELLKTSYNWQLLLMKRNAFIYIFKFIQLLFVAMVTMSVFFRSTLHHNTIDDGGLYLGALYFSMVIILFNGFMEVSMLVAKLPVLYKHRDLHFYPSWVYTIPSWALSVPNSFIESGFWVAITYYVIGFDPSITRFCGQFLIYFLLHQMSIALFRLMGSLGRNMIVANTFGSFAMLVVMALGGYIISKDRIPKWWIWGFWFSPLMYAQNAASVNEFLGHKWDKRIGNETIPLGEALLRARSLFPQSYWFWIGAGALLGYTILFNMLFTFFLAYLNPLGKRQAVVTKEELQERERRRKGETVVIELRQYLQHSESLNAKYFKQRGMVLPFQQLSMSFSNINYYVDVPLELKQQGIQEEKLQLLSNVTGAFRPGVLTALVGVSGAGKTTLMDVLAGRKTGGTIEGSIHISGYPKRQETFARISGYCEQSDIHSPCLTVLESLLFSVWLRLPSDVELEIQRAFVEEVMELVELTPLSGALVGLPGVDGLSTEQRKRLTIAVELVANPSIVFMDEPTSGLDARSAAIVMRTVRNIVNTGRTIVCTIHQPSIDIFESFDELLFLKRGGELIYAGPLGPKSCELIKYFEAVEGVEKIRPGYNPATWMLDVTSTVEESRLGVDFAEVYRSSNLFRHNKELVEILSKPSANSKELNFPTKYSQSFVEQFLTCLWKQNLSYWRNPQYTAVRFFYTVIISLMLGTICWRFGAKRDTQQDLLNAMGSMYAAILFSGITNATAVQPVVSVERFVSYRERAAGMYSALPFAFAQVVIELPYVFAQAIFYCTIFYSTASFEWTALKFLWYIFFMYFTMLYFTFYGMMTTAVTPNHNVAAVIAAPFYMLWNLFSGFMIPHKRIPIWWRWYYWANPVAWSLYGLFVSQYGEDDSLLTLADGIHKMPVRQLLKVGFGYKHDFLGVAGIMVVGFCVFFAFIFAFAIKSFNFQRR
- the LOC103448554 gene encoding ABC transporter G family member 32 isoform X2 — translated: MWNSAENVFARSGSFREEGDDEEALRWAALERLPTYARVRRGIFRNVVGDTMEIDVSELEAKEQKLLLDRLVSSADDDPEQFFDRMRRRFDAVALNFPKIEVRFQKLKVEAFVHVGSRALPTIPNFVFNMAEALFRQLRIYRGQRSKLTILDNISGIVRPSRLTLLLGPPSSGKTTLLLALAGRLGTGLQMSGNVTYNGHGLSEFVPQRTSAYVSQQDWHVAEMTVRETLEFAGRCQGVGTKYDMLVELARREKCAGIIPDEDLDIFMKSLALGGKETSLVVEYIMKILGLDICADTLVGDEMLKGISGGQKKRLTTGELLVGPARVLFMDEISTGLDSSTTYQIIKYLRHSTRALDATTVISLLQPAPETYELFDDVILLCEGQIVYQGPRETALDFFSYMGFRCPLRKNVADFLQEVISKKDQEQYWSNPDLPYRYVPPAKFVDAYRLFQAGKTLSEELDVPFDKRYNHPAALATSLYGVKRCELLKTSYNWQLLLMKRNAFIYIFKFIQLLFVAMVTMSVFFRSTLHHNTIDDGGLYLGALYFSMVIILFNGFMEVSMLVAKLPVLYKHRDLHFYPSWVYTIPSWALSVPNSFIESGFWVAITYYVIGFDPSITRFCGQFLIYFLLHQMSIALFRLMGSLGRNMIVANTFGSFAMLVVMALGGYIISKDRIPKWWIWGFWFSPLMYAQNAASVNEFLGHKWDKRIGNETIPLGEALLRARSLFPQSYWFWIGAGALLGYTILFNMLFTFFLAYLNPLGKRQAVVTKEELQERERRRKGETVVIELRQYLQHSESLNERNGAPISTTFHVFQQYQLLRRCPSVRLQELKQQGIQEEKLQLLSNVTGAFRPGVLTALVGVSGAGKTTLMDVLAGRKTGGTIEGSIHISGYPKRQETFARISGYCEQSDIHSPCLTVLESLLFSVWLRLPSDVELEIQRAFVEEVMELVELTPLSGALVGLPGVDGLSTEQRKRLTIAVELVANPSIVFMDEPTSGLDARSAAIVMRTVRNIVNTGRTIVCTIHQPSIDIFESFDELLFLKRGGELIYAGPLGPKSCELIKYFEAVEGVEKIRPGYNPATWMLDVTSTVEESRLGVDFAEVYRSSNLFRHNKELVEILSKPSANSKELNFPTKYSQSFVEQFLTCLWKQNLSYWRNPQYTAVRFFYTVIISLMLGTICWRFGAKRDTQQDLLNAMGSMYAAILFSGITNATAVQPVVSVERFVSYRERAAGMYSALPFAFAQVVIELPYVFAQAIFYCTIFYSTASFEWTALKFLWYIFFMYFTMLYFTFYGMMTTAVTPNHNVAAVIAAPFYMLWNLFSGFMIPHKRIPIWWRWYYWANPVAWSLYGLFVSQYGEDDSLLTLADGIHKMPVRQLLKVGFGYKHDFLGVAGIMVVGFCVFFAFIFAFAIKSFNFQRR